From the Congzhengia minquanensis genome, the window GATAAGAAATTTCTGTCATACTGTGGTTTGTAGATTTCATCAGACCCATGGCACGCTCTAAACGATATACCGTTAGGTAATAAAAAAAGCTTACCCCCGTCACCTTTTTAAAGTAGTGGGAAAAATAATATTTTGAAAAGTTGCAGTAGTCCGCCATTTCCTCTAAAGATACCGGCCGCATATAGTTCTGTTCCACAAACCGCTCCGCGTGGCGCAAAAGCTTCATGCTCTCTGCAATTTGTGCCGACTGCTTTGTGGTTACGGCGCGAAATCCCACGCCCCGCAGTGCCTCCACAAAAGCCGACAGCGACAGCGCGTTCACCGCATATTCAAAACCAGGCTTTTTTCCCGCGTGCTCCGTTTGAATATCCTGCACATAGGAAAGCAATTTCTGATACACCGCATCCCGTTTTGTGATAACGTTTTTCAGCAGCCTGATTTTAGAAAGGTCTAAAAAACCTTCCTGTCCCTCAGCGCCCGTTACCACCGCTTTCATTACAAAAATATTGTTTTCGCCCCGGCTCACAAATCCGTGAAGCTCGCCGGGCATAAACAGGCAAATGTCGCCTTGCTTTGCCTCAAAACTTCCGCTTTCGCAAACGACAACCGTTTCCCCCTCCCGCACGCAGTCAATTTCCGCCTCGTCGTGAAAATGAACCACATAGCTTAGGTTCCCCGTGTCGGGATTGATGTAAGGATATCCTTTTTCTGCCCTGTGAACCTCTTCAAAATAAGCATTTTCCATCTGCCACACCTCTTATGTTCCATTGTACCGCACTTTTTATAAAAAAGCAATAAGTGTCGCAAATTAAACAATAATTGTGTTTACTTCAATGAAACACAATGGTATGATTGACTTATAACAAGAATTTCATTGAATAAAAAGGAGAGTAAATATGAACGAGTTTTTTAACGTACCCAAAATTGCCTATGAAGGCGCAAATTCTGAAAATATGTTTGCGTTCCGCCACTATAACCCCGAGGAGGAAATCTGCGGAAAGCCTATGAAGGAGCATTTAAAGTTTGCCATGAGCTGGTGGCACACACTCTGCGGCGACGGAACCGACATGTTCGGCATTGGCACAGCAGACAAAACATTCGGCGGTAAAACGCCCATGGAGGTTGCCAAAAACAAAGTTTTGGCCGGGTTTGAGTTTATGCACAAGCTGGGAATTGAATACTTCTGTTTTCACGACAAGGACTTAGCGCCCGAGGGAAATTCTTTACAGGAATTTCAGCAGAATTTAGACGAAATTGTTCCGCTTATTAAAGAACAAATGGAGAAATATCATATCAAGTGCCTGTGGGGCACGGCAAACCTGTTTAACCACCCGCGCTACACCCACGGGGCAGGAACCACCTGCAACGCAGACGTTTATTGCTATGCCGCGGCGCAGATAAAAAAAACAATTGACATTACCCTTGAGCTGGGCGGCATGGGATATGTGTTCTGGGGCGGCCGGGAAGGCTATGAAACACTGCTTAACACCGACATGGGCTTTGAGCTTGACAACATGGCATATTTAATGGAAATGGCGGTGGATTATGCCCGGGGCAAGGGCTACAAGGGCGATTTTTACATTGAGCCTAAGCCAAAAGAGCCCACCAAACACCAGTATGATTTTGACGCTTCCACCGTTTTGGCATTTTTGCGCAAATATGGTTTAGAAAAAGACTTTAAGCTGAACATTGAGGCAAACCACGCTACCCTTTCCGCCCACACCTTTCAGCACGAGCTGCGCGTGGCACGGATTAACGGTGCGTTCGGATCTATCGACGCCAACCAGGGCGACCCGCTTTTGGGGTGGGACACCGACCAGTTCCCCACAAACGTGTATGACGCGGCCCTGGCCATGTATGAGGTGTTAAAAAATGGCGGCTTTACCAACGGCGGCTTGAATTTTGATGCAAAAGTACGCCGTGCTTCCCATACATACGAGGATTTGTTCCTTGCCTATATCGCCGGAATGGACACCTTTGCCTTGGGACTGAAAATTGCGGACAAAATGATAAAAGACGGCCGCATCGACGCGTTCGCAAAAAACCGCTATGCTTCGTTTGATATGGGGATCGGTGAAAAAATTAAAAACAAACAAACCGACCTTTGCGCACTATCCGACTATGCGCTGTCTTTAGGCAGCGTTGCAGACGAAGCCAGCGGCAGGCAGGAATATTTAGAAAGCATTTTAAACGATATTATGTTCGGAAAATAAAAAAGGAGTGCTCCTATGAACTACGAAATCACCGCTTTTTCCTCTTTTGGAATCTGCCGGGCAGACAGCAGCAAAACCACATTTACTGCAGCAGAAGATACGAACCAATGCTTCTTTGAAATGAACGTCACCTTTGACCACTGGGAAGACGAATTCTATCTTCTTATGCCTGCCTGTGCCTATAACGGCAATCGATACGAAAAAGTAAAACGGTCTTATCCGCCTATGTACAAGCCGGAGGAAACCGACAGGCAGCTCATTACCGATGTGCCTGCACTCGCTCCCGACGGCAGCGGAATCATTGAAGTTACCGCAGGAGATATGTCGGTTCCCTGCGTTTGTGTGCTGAATCCAAAAGAAAAACAGGCGTTTATGTTGTTTACAAAACAGGAGATAAAGGGCGAAAATTTAGGATTCCGGGTAGAAAAAGGCCGCATCACCGTTTCCTATCCTGCAAACAGAACAACCGCTTACCGTTTTTGCCGGGAACACGAAACGAACTGCGACAGCGGCATTGCGGTAAAAAAAGGCGAAACCTTCACGCTGGAACACAAAATAGTTTCCTTTCCCTGTGAAAACATAATTGCGCTGTTTACTTGCTTTTTTAAAAACAGAAAATGCCTGCTTTCCGGTCCCCGTCCCGAAAACTTATACACCGACGCACTGTGGGACATG encodes:
- a CDS encoding AraC family transcriptional regulator — its product is MENAYFEEVHRAEKGYPYINPDTGNLSYVVHFHDEAEIDCVREGETVVVCESGSFEAKQGDICLFMPGELHGFVSRGENNIFVMKAVVTGAEGQEGFLDLSKIRLLKNVITKRDAVYQKLLSYVQDIQTEHAGKKPGFEYAVNALSLSAFVEALRGVGFRAVTTKQSAQIAESMKLLRHAERFVEQNYMRPVSLEEMADYCNFSKYYFSHYFKKVTGVSFFYYLTVYRLERAMGLMKSTNHSMTEISYQCGFGSTRSFNRLFKKHFGVTPTEFRDQ
- the xylA gene encoding xylose isomerase, with protein sequence MNEFFNVPKIAYEGANSENMFAFRHYNPEEEICGKPMKEHLKFAMSWWHTLCGDGTDMFGIGTADKTFGGKTPMEVAKNKVLAGFEFMHKLGIEYFCFHDKDLAPEGNSLQEFQQNLDEIVPLIKEQMEKYHIKCLWGTANLFNHPRYTHGAGTTCNADVYCYAAAQIKKTIDITLELGGMGYVFWGGREGYETLLNTDMGFELDNMAYLMEMAVDYARGKGYKGDFYIEPKPKEPTKHQYDFDASTVLAFLRKYGLEKDFKLNIEANHATLSAHTFQHELRVARINGAFGSIDANQGDPLLGWDTDQFPTNVYDAALAMYEVLKNGGFTNGGLNFDAKVRRASHTYEDLFLAYIAGMDTFALGLKIADKMIKDGRIDAFAKNRYASFDMGIGEKIKNKQTDLCALSDYALSLGSVADEASGRQEYLESILNDIMFGK